The following proteins are co-located in the Xiphophorus maculatus strain JP 163 A chromosome 24, X_maculatus-5.0-male, whole genome shotgun sequence genome:
- the mbd5 gene encoding methyl-CpG-binding domain protein 5 isoform X2, producing the protein MNGGKDCEAGDERQAVPVQVPIGWQRKAEHGGGVVYVSPSGSLLSSLEQVKTYLLTDGTCKCGLECPLILHKVFNFDPGAAVKQRTAEDVKADEDVTKLCIHKRKLLAVATLHKSMETHPPLALTSPGGGTSSAVAVHSTTQRAIRTKAHDGLPNAVGPECKNPFKMIMVAGQQQQQRLFPPQEAVGGPQPELYSGYSRAQRLPSGDPGTKSPYRVGYGGMLSPSSSSAKLYGDGSQSPNTDTLGSPEGFHRTNPCGFPGAGSPGSVSIHGNPRTPLSPPRVMLHGSPAGQPSCAMTGRTSTPLSPTATAKSPVMNMNMPRGNFPPGMDLPRAAFHHKSQPPLHSVPPPPSIPPPCALQKRQLTSEKDPLGILDPIPSKPVCQPPNHAPNLPNFQPNIHSQVQMMNVNIPPPAIVPLPSNLPLPTVKPGPVGHGGNVQRTQQSGPSSSMSPSPVTSPVHMGGPVLGRIEASPHRSRSSSTSSEHGSFAMPSGHQAPCATMKVPPRSPRSAMGSPRPAMPSSPSTNKTDPLHQYKDSQLLPGMGNPVGTHQHSNSMYSPTSSSSSSSLATSSTSQKGHPGLLGMPLNQILNQQNAASFPASSLLSAAAKAQLANQNKLGPAGNSTPGMAAGGAVGMPAMGAAGGGNGGGVGPRSMEGHSTLNPMLPPNSTMLLNTPEGQSGRAALRDKLMAQQRDPTRKRKQSSGNAGNHDSGNNMVFNMLNKQGMGGPHIQGASATEQLRKVGRMGNLHPNASMAQLLQSMSCHSSHNMAGNSHRPGLSSGSHGAAPLHYNDSAGMQQNLLVQQRLRPPGDPIQHCQNLDPSGGHLVPRPGQYPDMMAQMQAQSMNTCGPMGPGGGPIAPDGMPLVRPNPNPPPLSHPGPHPSQLHSMRRTSIVLHGGGDGGCNQSVSDAGIGMGTMQPHVNAGGAQMYQQQVHQRMPQAVSSHPAYQGQQHFSDNQHYKDGGSNGSSMACLYPNYQGMLPHPQFVEGQQSEGLPAGSERGAGGGPEVVDAIYRAVVDAASKGMHVTITTTVSGTTQASPVPALSAMSAFTANVGEPVNLPQAVSAVLHGHQDGDRPRQARSGRGQKNMDAGKSTPDGPEPNDYFRSPGRGTPRGQWDGEAPHGGGFEAQSNNAWGGEEFLECSTQVRSSPLMERPASLAPAPPCPAEGSNDHSLALPHDKTFFDRFNNCNRTPANYKERLEQTVERCAHINGATPHFNARAYGEVLGPPRQELTGDDQSPGSSTSLEGPLATPKDYSHYNGHFNGMAPSPSDTKSLSSEEDLRQPDSPSSELLHYRSRTFNMGELVWGQLKGFPPWPAKLAGDDQVHCAAMQLREQAKVEPEKLKTLTHDLEALDRAAKRGLKPKLNNPLQVALHEAMSELDKMSGTLPSRERQLMLPKPKRRKISR; encoded by the exons ATGAATGGCGGAAAGGACTGTGAGGCGGGAGATGAGAGGCAGGCCGTCCCTGTCCAGGTCCCCATTGGCTGGCAGCGCAAGGCGGAGCACGGCGGAGGCGTCGTGTATGTGAG TCCCAGCGGCTCGCTGCTGTCCAGCTTGGAGCAGGTGAAGACCTACCTGCTCACAGATGGAACCTGTAAATGTGGCCTGGAGTGTCCGCTCATCCTCCACAAG GTGTTCAACTTCGACCCAGGGGCGGCTGTCAAACAGAGGACGGCGGAGGATGTGAAAGCAGACGAAGACGTGACCAAACTCTGCATTCACAAGAGAAAGCTCCTGGCTGTGGCCACGCTTCACAAGAGCATGGAGACACACCCGCCTCTGGCACTGACTAGCCCAGGAGGAG GTACATCATCTGCAGTTGCTGTGCATTCTACAACTCAACGAGCAATAAGGACTAAAGCCCACGATGGGTTGCCCAATGCTGTTGGCCCTGAGTGCAAGAACCCGTTCAAAATGATAATGGTGGCCggacagcagcaacagcagaggTTGTTTCCACCTCAGGAGGCGGTTGGAGGCCCGCAGCCTGAGCTTTACTCTGGATACTCCCGGGCACAGAGGCTACCGAGCGGGGATCCTGGAACTAAATCTCCATATCGGGTGGGGTATGGAGGCATGTTGAGCCCATCTTCCTCCAGTGCTAAACTGTATGGAGATGGCTCTCAGTCTCCCAACACAGACACTCTGGGCAGCCCTGAGGGATTTCATAGGACCAATCCTTGTGGCTTTCCAGGAGCCGGTAGTCCCGGTTCAGTATCCATCCATGGGAACCCTAGGACTCCTCTTTCCCCACCCAGAGTAATGCTTCATGGCTCTCCTGCAGGCCAGCCATCCTGCGCCATGACAGGAAGGACTAGCACGCCCCTCTCCCCTACGGCCACTGCCAAAAgccctgtcatgaacatgaacatGCCCCGGGGGAACTTCCCACCCGGCATGGATCTGCCTCGAGCAGCATTTCATCATAAATCTCAGCCCCCTCTGCATTCTGTACCTCCCCCGCCATCTATACCACCACCCTGTGCTCTTCAGAAAAGGCAGTTGACCTCTGAAAAAGACCCCTTAGGCATTCTGGATCCCATCCCTAGCAAGCCAGTTTGCCAGCCCCCAAACCATGCCCCCAACCTGCCCAACTTCCAGCCCAACATCCACTCTCAGGTACAAATGATGAATGTAAACATCCCCCCTCCTGCCATCGTTCCCCTGCCAAGCAACTTACCTTTACCCACAGTGAAGCCTGGACCTGTGGGCCATGGTGGCAATGTGCAAAGGACTCAACAGAGCGGTCCTTCCTCCTCCATGTCCCCCTCGCCTGTCACTTCCCCTGTTCACATGGGTGGACCGGTTCTGGGGCGAATCGAGGCCTCGCCTCATCGCTCAcgttcctcctccacctcctccgaACACGGGAGCTTTGCAATGCCCTCGGGTCACCAGGCCCCATGTGCCACCATGAAGGTTCCCCCTCGTTCTCCCAGGTCGGCTATGGGGTCTCCCCGGCCAGCCATGCCCTCAAGCCCATCCACCAACAAAACCGACCCACTTCACCAGTATAAAGACTCCCAGCTGTTGCCTGGAATGGGAAACCCAGTCGGCACCCATCAGCACAGCAACTCCATGTACTCCcccacctcttcctcctcttcgtcctctCTGGCAACTTCCAGCACTTCCCAGAAGGGCCACCCTGGTCTCCTTGGGATGCCCCTCAACCAGATTCTGAACCAACAGAATGCCGCTTCCTTCCCAGCCAGCAGCCTCCTCTCAGCCGCAGCCAAAGCACAGctagcaaatcaaaacaaactcgGCCCTGCTGGCAACAGCACTCCCGGCATGGCTGCTGGCGGTGCGGTCGGCATGCCGGCAATGGGGGCGGCCGGCGGAGGTAACGGTGGGGGTGTCGGCCCTCGAAGCATGGAGGGACACAGCACTTTAAATCCCATGCTCCCGCCAAACTCCACCATGCTGCTAAACACTCCAGAAGGTCAGAGTGGCCGGGCGGCGCTGCGAGACAAACTCATGGCCCAGCAGAGGGATCCCACACGGAAACGTAAGCAGTCGTCCGGCAACGCTGGGAACCACGACAGTGGCAACAACATGGTCTTCAACATGCTCAACAAGCAGGGCATGGGTGGACCCCACATACAGGGGGCCAGCGCTACAGAGCAGCTGCGTAAAGTGGGCCGGATGGGGAACCTGCACCCCAACGCCTCCATggctcagctgctgcagtcCATGAGCTGCCACAGTTCCCACAACATGGCGGGGAACAGCCACCGCCCTGGGCTCAGTTCCGGCTCACACGGAGCGGCGCCGCTTCACTACAACGACAGTGCGGGCATGCAGCAGAACCTCCTTGTCCAGCAGAGGTTGCGGCCTCCAGGAGATCCCATCCAGCACTGCCAGAACCTGGACCCATCAGGGGGCCACCTGGTCCCCCGTCCAGGACAGTACCCCGACATGATGGCCCAGATGCAGGCTCAGTCCATGAACACCTGCGGTCCTATGGGGCCAGGCGGCGGACCGATCGCACCGGATGGCATGCCGCTGGTACGCCCCAACCCTAACCCACCACCACTGTCTCATCCGGGTCCGCACCCTTCACAGCTCCACAGTATGAGGAGGACGAGCATCGTGCTGCACGGAGGGGGCGATGGAGGCTGCAACCAGTCGGTCTCTGATGCAG GCATCGGTATGGGCACCATGCAGCCTCATGTGAACGCTGGTGGAGCTCAGATGTACCAACAGCAGGTCCACCAGCGAATGCCACAGGCGGTTTCCTCTCACCCAGCCTACCAGGGGCAGCAGCACTTCTCTGACAACCAACACTACAAAGATGGCGGCAGCAACGGCAGCTCCATGGCCTGCCTCTATCCGAACTACCAG GGAATGTTGCCCCACCCTCAGTTTGTGGAGGGGCAGCAAAGCGAGGGGCTCCCGGCAGGCTCTGAGCGGGGCGCCGGCGGCGGGCCGGAGGTGGTGGACGCTATCTACAGAGCGGTAGTGGACGCCGCCAGTAAGGGCATGCATGTCACCATCACCACCACGGTGAGCGGGACCACGCAGGCCAGCCCGGTGCCCGCCCTCAGTGCCATGAGTGCCTTCACTGCCAACGTGGGGGAACCCGTCAACCTCCCCCAGGCGGTCAGCGCCGTCCTGCACGGGCACCAGGACGGAGACCGGCCGCGGCAGGCCAGGTCAGGGCGCGGACAGAAGAACATGGATGCTGGGAAGAGCACTCCAGACGGTCCAGAACCCAACGACTACTTCCGCTCCCCCGGCCGAGGAACGCCAAGAGGGCAGTGGGACGGAGAGGCGCCACACGGCGGAGGCTTTGAGGCGCAGAGCAACAACGCCTGGGGAGGGGAGGAGTTCCTGGAGTGCTCTACCCAAGTGAGAAGTAGTCCTCTGATGGAGAGGCCTGCCAGCCTGGCCCCGGCGCCGCCCTGCCCCGCCGAGGGCTCCAACGACCACAGCCTGGCCCTTCCCCACGACAAAACCTTCTTCGACCGGTTCAACAACTGCAACCGGACCCCCGCCAACTACAAGGAGCGTCTGGAACAAACGGTGGAGCGGTGCGCCCACATCAACGGCGCCACGCCTCATTTCAACGCCAGGGCTTACGGGGAAGTCCTGGGCCCCCCGCGACAGGAGCTGACGGGGGACGACCAGTCGCCGGGCTCCTCCACCAGCCTGGAGGGGCCCCTGGCCACGCCCAAAGACTACAGCCACTACAATGGTCACTTCAACGGCATGGCGCCCAGCCCCTCAGACACCAAGAGCCTGAGCAGCGAGGAGGACCTGCGGCAGCCCGACTCGCCCTCGTCCGAGCTCCTCCACTACCGCTCCAGAACCTTCAACATGGGGGAGCTGGTCTGGGGCCAGCTGAAGGGCTTCCCCCCCTGGCCCGCCAAGCTGGCCGGTGACGATCAGGTGCACTGCGCCGCAATGCAGCTGCGAGAGCAGGCCAAG GTGGAGCCGGAGAAACTAAAAACACTAACCCACGACTTGGAGGCACTTGACCGAGCCGCCAAGAGAGGCCTGAA ACCCAAACTGAACAACCCCCTGCAAGTTGCTCTCCATGAGGCCATGAGCGAGCTCGACAAAATGTCAGGCACA CTCCCATCTAGGGAACGTCAGCTGATGCTTCCCAAGCCCAAGAGGAGGAAAATATCCAGATAA
- the mbd5 gene encoding methyl-CpG-binding domain protein 5 isoform X1, protein MNGGKDCEAGDERQAVPVQVPIGWQRKAEHGGGVVYVSPSGSLLSSLEQVKTYLLTDGTCKCGLECPLILHKVFNFDPGAAVKQRTAEDVKADEDVTKLCIHKRKLLAVATLHKSMETHPPLALTSPGGGTSSAVAVHSTTQRAIRTKAHDGLPNAVGPECKNPFKMIMVAGQQQQQRLFPPQEAVGGPQPELYSGYSRAQRLPSGDPGTKSPYRVGYGGMLSPSSSSAKLYGDGSQSPNTDTLGSPEGFHRTNPCGFPGAGSPGSVSIHGNPRTPLSPPRVMLHGSPAGQPSCAMTGRTSTPLSPTATAKSPVMNMNMPRGNFPPGMDLPRAAFHHKSQPPLHSVPPPPSIPPPCALQKRQLTSEKDPLGILDPIPSKPVCQPPNHAPNLPNFQPNIHSQVQMMNVNIPPPAIVPLPSNLPLPTVKPGPVGHGGNVQRTQQSGPSSSMSPSPVTSPVHMGGPVLGRIEASPHRSRSSSTSSEHGSFAMPSGHQAPCATMKVPPRSPRSAMGSPRPAMPSSPSTNKTDPLHQYKDSQLLPGMGNPVGTHQHSNSMYSPTSSSSSSSLATSSTSQKGHPGLLGMPLNQILNQQNAASFPASSLLSAAAKAQLANQNKLGPAGNSTPGMAAGGAVGMPAMGAAGGGNGGGVGPRSMEGHSTLNPMLPPNSTMLLNTPEGQSGRAALRDKLMAQQRDPTRKRKQSSGNAGNHDSGNNMVFNMLNKQGMGGPHIQGASATEQLRKVGRMGNLHPNASMAQLLQSMSCHSSHNMAGNSHRPGLSSGSHGAAPLHYNDSAGMQQNLLVQQRLRPPGDPIQHCQNLDPSGGHLVPRPGQYPDMMAQMQAQSMNTCGPMGPGGGPIAPDGMPLVRPNPNPPPLSHPGPHPSQLHSMRRTSIVLHGGGDGGCNQSVSDAGIGMGTMQPHVNAGGAQMYQQQVHQRMPQAVSSHPAYQGQQHFSDNQHYKDGGSNGSSMACLYPNYQQGMLPHPQFVEGQQSEGLPAGSERGAGGGPEVVDAIYRAVVDAASKGMHVTITTTVSGTTQASPVPALSAMSAFTANVGEPVNLPQAVSAVLHGHQDGDRPRQARSGRGQKNMDAGKSTPDGPEPNDYFRSPGRGTPRGQWDGEAPHGGGFEAQSNNAWGGEEFLECSTQVRSSPLMERPASLAPAPPCPAEGSNDHSLALPHDKTFFDRFNNCNRTPANYKERLEQTVERCAHINGATPHFNARAYGEVLGPPRQELTGDDQSPGSSTSLEGPLATPKDYSHYNGHFNGMAPSPSDTKSLSSEEDLRQPDSPSSELLHYRSRTFNMGELVWGQLKGFPPWPAKLAGDDQVHCAAMQLREQAKVEPEKLKTLTHDLEALDRAAKRGLKPKLNNPLQVALHEAMSELDKMSGTLPSRERQLMLPKPKRRKISR, encoded by the exons ATGAATGGCGGAAAGGACTGTGAGGCGGGAGATGAGAGGCAGGCCGTCCCTGTCCAGGTCCCCATTGGCTGGCAGCGCAAGGCGGAGCACGGCGGAGGCGTCGTGTATGTGAG TCCCAGCGGCTCGCTGCTGTCCAGCTTGGAGCAGGTGAAGACCTACCTGCTCACAGATGGAACCTGTAAATGTGGCCTGGAGTGTCCGCTCATCCTCCACAAG GTGTTCAACTTCGACCCAGGGGCGGCTGTCAAACAGAGGACGGCGGAGGATGTGAAAGCAGACGAAGACGTGACCAAACTCTGCATTCACAAGAGAAAGCTCCTGGCTGTGGCCACGCTTCACAAGAGCATGGAGACACACCCGCCTCTGGCACTGACTAGCCCAGGAGGAG GTACATCATCTGCAGTTGCTGTGCATTCTACAACTCAACGAGCAATAAGGACTAAAGCCCACGATGGGTTGCCCAATGCTGTTGGCCCTGAGTGCAAGAACCCGTTCAAAATGATAATGGTGGCCggacagcagcaacagcagaggTTGTTTCCACCTCAGGAGGCGGTTGGAGGCCCGCAGCCTGAGCTTTACTCTGGATACTCCCGGGCACAGAGGCTACCGAGCGGGGATCCTGGAACTAAATCTCCATATCGGGTGGGGTATGGAGGCATGTTGAGCCCATCTTCCTCCAGTGCTAAACTGTATGGAGATGGCTCTCAGTCTCCCAACACAGACACTCTGGGCAGCCCTGAGGGATTTCATAGGACCAATCCTTGTGGCTTTCCAGGAGCCGGTAGTCCCGGTTCAGTATCCATCCATGGGAACCCTAGGACTCCTCTTTCCCCACCCAGAGTAATGCTTCATGGCTCTCCTGCAGGCCAGCCATCCTGCGCCATGACAGGAAGGACTAGCACGCCCCTCTCCCCTACGGCCACTGCCAAAAgccctgtcatgaacatgaacatGCCCCGGGGGAACTTCCCACCCGGCATGGATCTGCCTCGAGCAGCATTTCATCATAAATCTCAGCCCCCTCTGCATTCTGTACCTCCCCCGCCATCTATACCACCACCCTGTGCTCTTCAGAAAAGGCAGTTGACCTCTGAAAAAGACCCCTTAGGCATTCTGGATCCCATCCCTAGCAAGCCAGTTTGCCAGCCCCCAAACCATGCCCCCAACCTGCCCAACTTCCAGCCCAACATCCACTCTCAGGTACAAATGATGAATGTAAACATCCCCCCTCCTGCCATCGTTCCCCTGCCAAGCAACTTACCTTTACCCACAGTGAAGCCTGGACCTGTGGGCCATGGTGGCAATGTGCAAAGGACTCAACAGAGCGGTCCTTCCTCCTCCATGTCCCCCTCGCCTGTCACTTCCCCTGTTCACATGGGTGGACCGGTTCTGGGGCGAATCGAGGCCTCGCCTCATCGCTCAcgttcctcctccacctcctccgaACACGGGAGCTTTGCAATGCCCTCGGGTCACCAGGCCCCATGTGCCACCATGAAGGTTCCCCCTCGTTCTCCCAGGTCGGCTATGGGGTCTCCCCGGCCAGCCATGCCCTCAAGCCCATCCACCAACAAAACCGACCCACTTCACCAGTATAAAGACTCCCAGCTGTTGCCTGGAATGGGAAACCCAGTCGGCACCCATCAGCACAGCAACTCCATGTACTCCcccacctcttcctcctcttcgtcctctCTGGCAACTTCCAGCACTTCCCAGAAGGGCCACCCTGGTCTCCTTGGGATGCCCCTCAACCAGATTCTGAACCAACAGAATGCCGCTTCCTTCCCAGCCAGCAGCCTCCTCTCAGCCGCAGCCAAAGCACAGctagcaaatcaaaacaaactcgGCCCTGCTGGCAACAGCACTCCCGGCATGGCTGCTGGCGGTGCGGTCGGCATGCCGGCAATGGGGGCGGCCGGCGGAGGTAACGGTGGGGGTGTCGGCCCTCGAAGCATGGAGGGACACAGCACTTTAAATCCCATGCTCCCGCCAAACTCCACCATGCTGCTAAACACTCCAGAAGGTCAGAGTGGCCGGGCGGCGCTGCGAGACAAACTCATGGCCCAGCAGAGGGATCCCACACGGAAACGTAAGCAGTCGTCCGGCAACGCTGGGAACCACGACAGTGGCAACAACATGGTCTTCAACATGCTCAACAAGCAGGGCATGGGTGGACCCCACATACAGGGGGCCAGCGCTACAGAGCAGCTGCGTAAAGTGGGCCGGATGGGGAACCTGCACCCCAACGCCTCCATggctcagctgctgcagtcCATGAGCTGCCACAGTTCCCACAACATGGCGGGGAACAGCCACCGCCCTGGGCTCAGTTCCGGCTCACACGGAGCGGCGCCGCTTCACTACAACGACAGTGCGGGCATGCAGCAGAACCTCCTTGTCCAGCAGAGGTTGCGGCCTCCAGGAGATCCCATCCAGCACTGCCAGAACCTGGACCCATCAGGGGGCCACCTGGTCCCCCGTCCAGGACAGTACCCCGACATGATGGCCCAGATGCAGGCTCAGTCCATGAACACCTGCGGTCCTATGGGGCCAGGCGGCGGACCGATCGCACCGGATGGCATGCCGCTGGTACGCCCCAACCCTAACCCACCACCACTGTCTCATCCGGGTCCGCACCCTTCACAGCTCCACAGTATGAGGAGGACGAGCATCGTGCTGCACGGAGGGGGCGATGGAGGCTGCAACCAGTCGGTCTCTGATGCAG GCATCGGTATGGGCACCATGCAGCCTCATGTGAACGCTGGTGGAGCTCAGATGTACCAACAGCAGGTCCACCAGCGAATGCCACAGGCGGTTTCCTCTCACCCAGCCTACCAGGGGCAGCAGCACTTCTCTGACAACCAACACTACAAAGATGGCGGCAGCAACGGCAGCTCCATGGCCTGCCTCTATCCGAACTACCAG CAGGGAATGTTGCCCCACCCTCAGTTTGTGGAGGGGCAGCAAAGCGAGGGGCTCCCGGCAGGCTCTGAGCGGGGCGCCGGCGGCGGGCCGGAGGTGGTGGACGCTATCTACAGAGCGGTAGTGGACGCCGCCAGTAAGGGCATGCATGTCACCATCACCACCACGGTGAGCGGGACCACGCAGGCCAGCCCGGTGCCCGCCCTCAGTGCCATGAGTGCCTTCACTGCCAACGTGGGGGAACCCGTCAACCTCCCCCAGGCGGTCAGCGCCGTCCTGCACGGGCACCAGGACGGAGACCGGCCGCGGCAGGCCAGGTCAGGGCGCGGACAGAAGAACATGGATGCTGGGAAGAGCACTCCAGACGGTCCAGAACCCAACGACTACTTCCGCTCCCCCGGCCGAGGAACGCCAAGAGGGCAGTGGGACGGAGAGGCGCCACACGGCGGAGGCTTTGAGGCGCAGAGCAACAACGCCTGGGGAGGGGAGGAGTTCCTGGAGTGCTCTACCCAAGTGAGAAGTAGTCCTCTGATGGAGAGGCCTGCCAGCCTGGCCCCGGCGCCGCCCTGCCCCGCCGAGGGCTCCAACGACCACAGCCTGGCCCTTCCCCACGACAAAACCTTCTTCGACCGGTTCAACAACTGCAACCGGACCCCCGCCAACTACAAGGAGCGTCTGGAACAAACGGTGGAGCGGTGCGCCCACATCAACGGCGCCACGCCTCATTTCAACGCCAGGGCTTACGGGGAAGTCCTGGGCCCCCCGCGACAGGAGCTGACGGGGGACGACCAGTCGCCGGGCTCCTCCACCAGCCTGGAGGGGCCCCTGGCCACGCCCAAAGACTACAGCCACTACAATGGTCACTTCAACGGCATGGCGCCCAGCCCCTCAGACACCAAGAGCCTGAGCAGCGAGGAGGACCTGCGGCAGCCCGACTCGCCCTCGTCCGAGCTCCTCCACTACCGCTCCAGAACCTTCAACATGGGGGAGCTGGTCTGGGGCCAGCTGAAGGGCTTCCCCCCCTGGCCCGCCAAGCTGGCCGGTGACGATCAGGTGCACTGCGCCGCAATGCAGCTGCGAGAGCAGGCCAAG GTGGAGCCGGAGAAACTAAAAACACTAACCCACGACTTGGAGGCACTTGACCGAGCCGCCAAGAGAGGCCTGAA ACCCAAACTGAACAACCCCCTGCAAGTTGCTCTCCATGAGGCCATGAGCGAGCTCGACAAAATGTCAGGCACA CTCCCATCTAGGGAACGTCAGCTGATGCTTCCCAAGCCCAAGAGGAGGAAAATATCCAGATAA